The stretch of DNA GTCAACGGATTTTAAAGATCGTTATTGAAGGATTATGTTGCCAACGAAATTTTCgtatttaattcaatttttttaacatcaactctcctatttaattattaggaATATACTATAGAGAATTAtcataatatttcttcttttttttcttagtctTAATAAAGAAAACCACAAGTACTACTACTACATTGAATCGTTGTATGTTGTGTTGTGTGGCTATTTGTATAATTATTTGGTGGAACTGTGTGAATAGAGAGACGTGGAGGGATGTTTGTTTGTTCCATCAGTTTGGTGCAGCCGGTACACATTATTAGGCTAtggttttaaaaatgttttaagtcCATACGGAGAACAATGGGGTGATTTTgtcatataatataaataagagGATGCAAATGCAAATACTGATAAAAGTATTGAAGATGTAGGTTGACTGTGGATAGATTCATGTACACGTGTCAGGAATTCGTCATGCACGACTCGAGTTGTTTCTTATTAATCCGGCTTTGTATTTTTTGATGAAATGAGATGAGAGCTCTCAAATAATTTGGTTACGAAAGACTCTGCTTTACTACTTGGTAGatcttaaactaaaatatatttagttgttgAGAAAACTGATAGAGAGAGTACGTATAACTCCGGAACTTTACACATACGATTATTATACGAACAAACTACAAGTGTCGGTAGAAAATAGGAAACACAAGTCATGTATAAAATTAGACGAATGTTTAGAAGACAGAATAAGGCTtaacaaactataaataaaaaaaataaaataaaaaaaaaaaagagaaaatgttaGGAAACaaccaattaatatattataaacatccAAAATCCTATCCACGTACGTATATAATTTACcatcctatatatataagtctctGCATTCATTGTGTACGTAGTTAATTAGTGCCCTTGAACTCAGTGAGAACTCTCTTCTTGGTCGAAAATATATCCATTCACTtatgttttaggattttgacAACCCACCTATCTTTACTCAAAGATCGATTGATATGGCAGTGTAGTACTGTACGTAAggagttgttgttttctttttttcttttctttgttttgtatgtgGCTGATAAGGTACGTAGCCATGAAAGATGTGAATGTCAAGCCTTGGTTCTTGATAAATTGGGGAGAAGATCGAGGCAGTGAATGAAACGTAAGTCGTGTACAAGAGGATTCCCTGTTCTCCTAGGTGGAGACCCTGCGTACCACATTGACTCTACTGTTCCACCTTCTATCGGCTGCACCTACCacaattaatatttgtatttacttaACACTCAAGATCCATGCATGCACGTTTGGAAATATCCAATATATCTAATAGAAATGATGGTGACCTTATCAATTATGCTGATAGCGTCGCTTCTTCCCTCCGTACTTTGTTGGCTGATTAATGCACAAACATGTATATGAGTACTGAATCATCGTGACAAAATTTCAAGAATCATAAAAAGAAGTAAGAGGATATAGGCTTCgattgttttaaaagaaatacatatatgcatttacgtttataaaaaaaaaggaaatttagcAATTTAAAACATTCTTATTGAAATCAAATTAACCACAAACGCCAAAtgtagaaacacaaacaaacgaAACAAGAACTAGAGTATATAATGTTACCAGGTGGAGGAATGTAGAGAACACGAGAGAGGTTTGAGAAAGTCAGGAAGAGAAGGACACACACGGCGAGGCTTAGGGCAAAGAGGCTGCTTCACTTCCGAATGATGTTGCATCGTTTctatattatcttattaatccGGTTCAAAGAAcaggtttttttatttaaactgaTGTTTTGTAATTAACTGGAGTCTGAAAAGTGATTATTGAGtgtgaatctatatatatacaaatgtatAATTcgttaaagaaagaaaatgaagaatttGTAGTGATGAGTGAGAGCCAAGTTTGGTTATACTCGGGCAAAACTATCTTTCAAGAAAACGTGATCAATTTACATGTGGGGGTCTTTCTATGATTCCTTCATTTCTTGGTGAAGAGTGAAAGTAGGGTTGGTGTTCTTGACTACTCCCCctattttttgccttttttttttagaatatatatatatatggattaattgCTAATAGAAAATAATGTGCATTATTAGAGCAAAGCCAACGGCATAATCGttgaaagattttaatttttttttaatattttaactatatatattttattattttttattgattttaactAGATATATGAcatctgtctttttttttttgtaagaggCACTTCctaaataagaaattaattttttttaaggagcACTCTCTcgttttatctttctctctcattaTTATTAGCTTTTTATTTAAGATCTCTGAAATAAAAGCCTCCGATGGAAATGCCCTTATAAGCATTAAACTATATTTGTGATATTCTTTTCTTCAAACGTAAACTACACCTCAAACTAAATACTACTAGTAATCGATCCGCGCTATATGCGGTAGTTAGATTAAGGtgtattctgaattttgttgtgtatattttttttggtttttgtaaattagtataatttagtttgctgtttttaaagaaaaaattgagaTCATCTTATGTGTTTATAATgcgtttttaaaaaattattattagaagttaacattatttagttgaagttgttgttttgctgtAGTTTTTagttgttattaatttattattattttccattttgtagttggattgttatttaatattttcttatgtattttgtaaactgtaGCAGTAATTgttttgtcaatgttttagtgtttggagtgaaaaagattgtggattttattaagaaaaataaataaaatcaataacttaCATTCCTCTTTTCTGgactatttttatttgtttcattcgGGCTCAATTTCTCTGTAAGACTTATAATTTATGGGTTTATTGGGCtattatttgtatgttattgagttgaaattgatttgttctttttcaaaatccgATGTCCTCGTGTACGGATAGGAGAAGAGCAATTTTCTGATCTAGAGGTCTGTTTGAGTATTTAACTTATGTCTTTGATGCTCGTAATAGTTTTTTCAGTCATTCCTGTTATAATCgttttctcttaatttttttttttgggggtttgcGTATTTGGTTGATTCCTTGCTGGCTTCACATCTGTTGGGGATATTTGGTTATCCCTTGTTGATTTCGTTAAAGGTAAATGTCAATTGGGctgcaaatttgtttatataaaaatttgttggCTTCTTTAGGTTTTctaattaagttgtgagttgttttgtgttcttggttgtaattttttttcccgtttGTCCTGTGAGTGATTTTTTCGAttcgatgtgagttgtgttttggggaaaattaatattcttgtttatcttgctgtaattttataaagtctgggttgtttcttgttttcttggtttttttttcatataattttgtgttacggtTATCTGATTGTGGCATTCATATAtttgaatctttttagtttattaaatggTTGTTCATCTCTTTGTATCTTTGTCTTTTgtgatggatttgtgaagtgatgccaaataattttaattgatttctagTTGTGTTTCCTTGATTATTTGAAAGTGTTGCTTGGATTGCCTcgttttaatatttgaaattttaaattaggatcagtttaatagaaaattttaactatattattaccactaataaaaaaatttagtattgttttcttattttaacatttagtttattttacataattatttttttatttaaactttcgattaattataattaatataaatatgcactaaatgaatattttaaatttatttttaaaaaaaaaattgaattcataggatttaaaaatagtgatggGTCTAGAGACTTTGAATGAAATATTGTTGAACCTACAGATTTTGGATGAAATTTAGTTGGtcagtttgtcatttgtatgattgtttaaaatgcttattaaaatctgtaagACCCACAAAATTTAAGAAGAAGTggctgtaaaaaaaattgaatttataggattttaaaataatgatagGTCTAGAGactttgaataaaatattgttgGGCCTATAGATTTTGGATGAAATTTAGTTGGtcagtttgtcatttgtatgattgtttaaaatgcttattaaaatctgtaaaaCCCACAAAATTTAAGAAGAAGTGGCTGATGTGGCAACTGACGTGGCGGGACCAGgagtgagcaaagttaactttatactaggtactaacccaCGGTAGACCGTGGACtgaacattttattaaaattaaatttaaaatatttttttctgctattttgatatttataatcatttgtgatttgtaatatatatatatgcatattttaaaactgttttttaactttaaaatgaGTTCATTGTTTTAGTGTTGATTGTAATAATCCTAATTTTTAGTAACaataatttgtgtatatatacaacatGTAAATGTGAATATACTTTGaagattaatttttatttattactttcaGCATtactctttatttattattaatcataaatGGAAACTTTATCCTTATTATATTggataaatttaaagaaatccTACTATAACTGaatttgaaacaaataataaataaaatccataATGCAAGCAAATGTGAGTAACGTGTGAGTTTGAAAATGTGAATGCAACATCCTACTTACAATCGGATTATTGCTGCAGAGattgttgcaaaaaaaaaatctgtataaaATCAGATTATTTTTATGGTACTATATCAGAAAGAGATCTTACTTGTTTAAGTGAATgaatatttctaaatatatgttttagcaacaaatttaataaattaattttttgtttactttagtTAAATTGTCGTAATTATCCTTAATgatcatatctttttttatactattttcaATGGCAttctaatgtaatttttttacatttttaatgtTACTTTTATAAATgtacttttcaattaatatagtaggatatatagatacctaattttttttatgtattcaaacaTCTCTAAAAGCATATATCGTAGCCCGTAGGTATACACACATCCACATATTACCAAATATAGGTTATTAGTTGGTGTTGGAAATCCAcattaaaaactgtaaaaagaTTACCATTTATAGTAAGTTGGTTATAAGGCCCAACATACATATCTTAAGGCCCATGGTCGAAGAGGAGGATCGAAAGGGAGGGGGGAAGCACATGGGAGAGAAGTGAAGGGGGAGGGAAAAGAAGTGCAGGTGAAGGTCAGGTGCAGGTGGAGATGTTTATGTATGAGTGCACACGTATGTCTTATTTTAGACAGCtaacgtttttaaaaatcatctcaTTATATCACGTGTCCCTCTTTCATATCACTCACagattttatatatcttttttttttttttataactatccATCTTCTTCCAATCTAACCaatacattacaaaacaaacacttgtctttctttctttcctcctCTTTCATCTATCTAATATCtgcaacacttttttttttctagaagcAAGCACTACGCCTCCAAGTTATAAGGAAGAGCCGTCGAATTTCAGAGTTGGAATGGGGTTAATAGATAGAATTATTAGTTAGTAGGGATAAATCGTAAGTAATAGAAAGATAAAGGACCgtttgtgaaaataaaaagaggtaAGAAAAGTCAATTAGAGGAAAAAAGAAGGGTTAGGTTTAGAAAATCTGATCCAGTAATTGAGAGATTGGATTGTCTGGTTAGAAGCAGTGgagcccttttttttttctttcttcttcttcttcttctctttcgcCTTCTTCTGGAAGAGAAGGTCGACGCTactacttctttctttcttctggaTCTGATTTGGGAATccatcaatctctctttctctaccaTCATAGATCCTTTTAGATCTCACCTGTTAGTAACTCGAGTATCGTTCGTGTTTTGCCGACCTTTTCATTTACTAAAACCCTTTCGAATCCTTTTGCTTGGATTATAAGATTTACTTCTGATTGAGATTCTTCTTTTAAAGAGTTTATCTGTTTGACTGGAAAAGTCTgcgactttttcttcttcctgttGTTGTTACTTACATCAGCTTCTTCAGAATCTCAGGTACTACTTTTCTCcgagtttgaaaataaaaaagtttggattttgttcTGATCTTTGTTGAATTAATTATTCCCTCTTGCTTATCTGATCCATTGACCAATTGGGTTTGCTGATTTTTCTGAGTTTAAAAGTTGGGTTTTTGATTTCATCTTTTACTCTGATTTTTGTATACTCTGTTCAGATCCTTACTTAACTCTGTTTTATTGCTTTGTTTAAATTGCAGATTCTTAAAACCTTAGGATTGTTATctactttgtttgtgtttctgtgCATCCCTTTGACGGATGTGGAGGAAAAAAAGGGTTGCCCTGATGAAATGAGGGATGTTATCTACGTTAATGAAACTCTTGAGTGCTTGTCTGTggccgtcttcttcttcctcgggCAAGTCCGCTGATTCGACAGGAAAACAAGATGGATTGCTTTGGTATAAAGACTCTGGTCAGCACCTTGTTGGTGAATTCTCCATGGCTGTTGTTCAGGCCAACAACTTGCTTGAGGATCAGAGCCAAGTTGAGTCTGGTCCTTTGAGTACTCTTGACTCTGGTCCTTATGGAACTTTTATTGGTATTTATGACGGTCATGGCGGCCCTGAGACCTCGCGTTTTGTTAATGATCATCTTTTTCAGCATCTAAAGAGTGAGAGCTACTGAATGATATATGCATACAATACAAGTTTACAAACCAATCGTGTGGAAACTAAAAAATGTTCTTTTGAATTCTGTAGGATTTGCAGCAGAGCATGCTTGTATGTCTGTGGATGTTATTAAAAAGGCGTATGAGGCGACTGAAGAAGGGTTTCTAGGTGTTGTGACAAAGCAGTGGCCAACTAAGCCACAGATTGCAGCTGTTGGGTCTTGCTGCCTGGTTGGTGTTATATGCGGAGGGATGCTTTACATCGCTAATGTTGGGGATTCTCGTGCAGTTCTTGGAAGGGCTATGAAGGCGACAGGAGAGGTTATTGCGCTTCAGCTCTCCGCAGAACATAATGTGAGCATAGAGTCTGTTAGACAGGAGATGCACTCCTTGCACCCGGATGACTCTCATATTGTCATGTTAAAGCACAATGTGTGGCGTGTTAAGGGACTTATTCAGGTATGTTTCTCAATGTGTGGCGTTGAGCATAGATTTTAGGGTTGTAGGATTTAGTTTTTTCCTTTCAGGTACATGAGTATGTTAGTAAATCATTCGTTAAAATTGATATGTTGTTGTCTTTGTCTAACTAAGGCAAACCGGAGAAAAACTGAATTAAATGGCCTTGAACGTCTTGCTGGTTTCTTGAAAGCTAAGACGCTAGAATTCTAATCGAAAAGAACAcgtttttcttacttttatcaTGTCAACCTTTTTTTCCTGTATGGAGATAAGGTCTATCCATTGAATTAGACTGTACACCCAAAAGCCTAGATTTGTAGTTACTTTGACTT from Camelina sativa cultivar DH55 chromosome 9, Cs, whole genome shotgun sequence encodes:
- the LOC104711682 gene encoding probable protein phosphatase 2C 46, giving the protein MLSTLMKLLSACLWPSSSSSGKSADSTGKQDGLLWYKDSGQHLVGEFSMAVVQANNLLEDQSQVESGPLSTLDSGPYGTFIGIYDGHGGPETSRFVNDHLFQHLKRFAAEHACMSVDVIKKAYEATEEGFLGVVTKQWPTKPQIAAVGSCCLVGVICGGMLYIANVGDSRAVLGRAMKATGEVIALQLSAEHNVSIESVRQEMHSLHPDDSHIVMLKHNVWRVKGLIQISRSIGDVYLKKAEFNKEPLYTKYRLREPFKRPILSGEPTITEHEIQPQDQFLIFASDGLWEQLSNQEAVDIVQNHPRNGIARRLVKMALQEAAKKREMRYSDLKKIERGVRRHFHDDITVVVIFLDTNQVSSVKGPSLSIRGGGMTFPKKL